The Mustela erminea isolate mMusErm1 chromosome 18, mMusErm1.Pri, whole genome shotgun sequence genome has a window encoding:
- the DDX42 gene encoding ATP-dependent RNA helicase DDX42 isoform X2 gives MAENPTAGVVQEEEEDNLEYDSDGNPIAPSKKIIDPLPPIDHSEIDYPPFEKNFYNEHEEITNLTPQQLIDLRHKLNLRVSGAAPPRPGSSFAHFGFDEQLMHQIRKSEYTQPTPIQCQGVPVALSGRDMIGIAKTGSGKTAAFIWPMLIHIMDQKELEPGDGPIAVIVCPTRELCQQIHAECKRFGKAYNLRSVAVYGGGSMWEQAKALQEGAEIVVCTPGRLIDHVKKKATNLQRVSYLVFDEADRMFDMGFEYQVRSIASHVRPDRQTLLFSATFRKKIEKLARDILIDPIRVVQGDIGEANEDVTQIVEILHSGPSKWNWLTRRLVEFTSSGSVLLFVTKKANAEELANNLKQEGHNLGLLHGDMDQSERNKVISDFKKKDIPVLVATDVAARGLDIPSIKTVINYDVARDIDTHTHRIGRTGRAGEKGVAYTLLTPKDSNFAGDLVRNLEGANQHVSKELLDLAMQNAWFRKSRFKGGKGKKLNIGGGGLGYRERPGLGSENTDRGNNNNVMSNYEAYKPSTGAMGDRLTAMKAAFQSQYKSHFVAASLSNQKAGSSAAGASGWTSAGSLNSVPTNSAQQGHNSPESPIASATKGIPGFGNTGNLSSAPVTYPAPGAQGVNNTASGNNSREGPGGGNGKRERYTENRGGSRHSHGESGNRHGDSPRHGDGGRHGDGYRYPESSSSSSSSSSSRHADGHRHGETRHGGGGGRHGESRGANDGRNGESRKEACNRESKVDPKVDSKMDKVDSKTDKTADGFAVPEPPKRKKSRWDS, from the exons ATTGACTATCcaccatttgaaaaaaatttttacaacGAGCATGAAGAGATAACCAACCTCACCCCTCAGCAGCTAATAGATCTCCGTCATAAGCTCAATCTTCGG GTCTCTGGTGCTGCGCCTCCTAGACCGGGAAGTAGTTTTGCTCATTTTGGGTTTGATGAACAACTTATGCACCAGATTCGGAAATCTGAGTACACACAGCCCACTCCAATACAGTGCCAG GGTGTGCCTGTGGCATTAAGTGGTAGAGACATGATTGGTATTGCCAAAACAGGCAGTGGGAAAACTGCAGCTTTTATCTGGCCCATGTTGATTCATATAATGGACCAGAAGGAATTGGAACCAGGAGATGGACCAATCGCAGTGATCGTGTGTCCTACTAGGGAGCTCTGCCAGCAG ATCCATGCAGAATGTAAGCGGTTTGGGAAAGCGTATAATCTTCGATCGGTTGCCGTATATGGAGGAGGAAGCATGTGGGAGCAGGCCAAGGCCCTTCAGGAGGGGGCAGAGATTGTTGTGTGTACCCCA GGACGACTAATTGATCATGTGAAGAAGAAAGCTACCAATCTTCAAAGAGTCTCTTACCTTGTGTTTGATGAAGCAGATCGCATGTTTGACATGGGATTTG AGTACCAGGTGCGATCCATAGCAAGTCATGTCCGTCCTGACAGACAGA CTCTTTTATTCAGTGCAACTTTTCGGAAAAAGATTGAAAAACTGGCCAGAGACATCCTGATCGACCCTATTCGTGTGGTGCAGGGAGACATTGGAGAG gcAAATGAAGATGTGACACAGATTGTGGAAATTCTCCATTCTGGGCCTAGTAAATGGAACTGGCTTACCCGGCGTCTGGTAGAATTTACCTCTTCAGGAAGTGTTCTCCTGTTTGTTACTAAAAAAGCCAATGCTGAGGAGCTAGCCAATAACCTTAAGCAGGAGGGTCATAATCTTGGGCTGCTTCATGGGGACATGGATCAGAGTGAAAGAAACAAGGTCATTTCAGACTTTAAGAAAAAGGACATCCCAGTCCTGGTGGCCACAGATGTTGCAG CCCGTGGTCTGGACATTCCTTCAATTAAGACTGTCATTAACTATGACGTGGCACGAGACATTGATACTCATACTCACAGGATTGGCCGCACAGGACGAGCAGGTGAGAAAGGTGTGGCCTATACCTTACTGACTCCCAAGGACAGTAATTTTGCTGGTGACCTCGTCCGGAACTTAGAAGGAGCCAATCAGCATGTTTCCAAGGAACTTCTCGATCTGGCGATGCAG AATGCCTGGTTTCGGAAATCCCgctttaaaggaggaaaaggcaaaaagCTGAACATTGGTGGAGGCGGCCTCGGCTACAGGGAGCGGCCTGGCCTAGGCTCAGAGAACACG gaccgAGGCAACAACAATAACGTGATGAGCAATTACGAGGCCTACAAGCCCTCTACAGGAGCCATGGGAGATCGGCTGACGGCAATGAAAGCGGCTTTCCAG TCACAGTACAAGAGTCACTTTGTTGCTGCCAGCTTAAGCAACCAGAAGGCGGGAAGCTCTGCTGCTGGGGCAAGTGGATGGACTAGTGCAGGGAGCTTGAATTCTGTTCCAACTAATTCAGCCCAACAGGGCCATAACAGTCCAGAAAGCCCCATTGCCAGTGCCACCAAGGGTATCCCAGGCTTTGGCAATACTGGGAACCTCAGCAGCGCTCCAGTGACCTACCCTGCTCCTGGAGCACAGGGAGTCAACAATACGGCTTCAGGGAATAACAGCCGAGAAGGGCCTGGGGGAGgcaatgggaagagagagagatacacggAGAACAGGGGTGGCAGCCGTCACAGTCACGGAGAGAGTGGCAATCGGCATGGTGACAGTCCACGTCATGGAGATGGTGGTCGCCATGGAGACGGATACCGCTACccagaaagcagcagcagcagcagcagcagcagcagcagccgtcATGCTGATGGTCACCGTCACGGGGAGACCAGGCATGGAGGAGGTGGCGGTCGACACGGAGAGAGCCGAG GTGCAAACGATGGTCGGAATGGTGAAAGCAGGAAAGAGGCTTGTAATCGTGAGAGTAAGGTGGACCCCAAGGTGGACAGCAAGATGGACAAGGTGGACAGCAAGACAGACAAGACAGCTGATGGTTTTGCtgtccctgagccacccaagcgcaaGAAAAGCCGATGGGACAGttag